The genomic stretch CGTGCTGAATCATAGCTCACTTACTGGGATGCTTCATGCATATTGCAGTTGCCAATTTGTCAAAGCATTTCTTGTGCAAGACACTCATTTGATTTAAAAGACTACTTTTTCCAGATTCAGTTTCACAATCTATGTATAGAAATTGAGTTCAGTTCTCTTAGCCCAGAGTGGACAGACTTGAACTATTTATTGTAGGATTTTAGAATACAAATTTTGCTATTATTACTTGATGCATGATACTAGTCTCATTGAAAGGAATAGTTGATATCTGCTTTTTCTTAAtcaccatttttcttttttccctctaCTGTAGTGTGTTTTGAGAATTGGTGCACACACTGTAACAAAGTAGAAAAAGactcctaaaattactttattaCTTTCTGCCGTTATTAAAGTTAGTTTAGTCTCTTGTCAGAACAAGACAAGCAGAAGTGTAATTTAAAACATGATTGTACTGGTTTGTTCCTCTTGTCGCACCGGTTACTTTAAGAGCAGAGTGCCTGATTTGAATATCTAGATCTAATTGTCTTTGGCTGGGCTGTGCTATTGGCAGGACGAGCTCAACTGCCGTCTGTGAGGGAGGTGGTAAAGCAGCGGGGGGCGGGGGAAGGGATGTTGGCCAGAGCGCACTAAGCAGATTGAATTGAGTAAATTCTCCCTGGGAGCGACACTCGCTGAGGGCAGCTTAGCTATAACTCGCACTGCGTCACTGGTGGCCCCCAGCCAGCAGACAGTCAGCTGACCCCAGTCCTGCAGCAGCAGTGCTGTAGTGCGCTGGAGAGTggcccagccacacggagctgCAGTTTCTTCGCTGGGGGAGACGGCTGCTTCGGTCCATTCTCGGGGGGCTGCGTGTCAGAATTGCCCCACtagctgctgctactactactgataTCCTACTACTACAATTGCTGCTGCTTCACTGGAATGCCTAATTGATCCCAACAGCTGAGGGTTAAACTTTAACAGCGGGCAAGAAACGATGGAAAGCCAGCCAAGACACTGGAAAGACCAGGGTATATGCCCTCTTATTGTAAATTTAATTCTAATAGCTGAGTGCCTTCattctgtctttttcttttctttattattttcatcattTATTGTACCATAAAGGAGTGAGTGATGCCTGTACTCTTTGCTGATGGTGTAAGTTTAAAGGGCTGCAAAGGAGAAAGTTGTGCAATCTTTTTAGCTGTGCACAGGGTGGAGCGTAGGCCTGGCTGCTGCAGAACTCGTTTCCTCAATTTATTTCAGTTGCTGTGGCTCTGCTCAGATTAGCATTAGTATCTTTTTGTAAGACAATTTCCATAAAGCCTGCCTGGTTAAAGGGGCTGCAGAACAGGGCAGTTAACGCCGACTTTGTATTTGTGAAATGATGCTCAGCAAAGATAttctggaggaaaaaaaaggccCAGAGATTAGCAGAGCAACCTTTGAACACTGTGCTCTTCAAGAGTGCCGATAGGGAGATTTCTGTACAAAGGTAAGTATGGATTATAATGACTGGGTGAAGGACCTGGATTGTGCTACATTTGAATTTCGCTCGTTTGTGATATTCAACCCTGTACACTTCGGTCTTATAGGCATTTTAAAGGTGCAGTACTGCAGATGTGGGAGATTTTATGAGGAATCCAGTGATCTCCTAGATTTCTAATGTTCACACTGATGCATTTGTCTGATTTTATGGAAATTAGGTTGTCGTAGTTACGTCTAAGCAGGTAGCTGAACTGAACATAAAAGGAGTAATTTCTAAAGGGGTGAATAGGTCTGAGCCCAAGTGCCTCAGTGGATCACAGCCTGCTGTGTGTGGAGCAGATTGTGGGAATGTGTGAGCATTTCATACTGGTAAAACCATAACCTGTGGTGCCACAAGGGGTAGTGCACATACTGTAAAGCGCCACGAGAGGTGAGGATTGACCTATCGTGCTGCTTCTGCAGGACGCATGCTGGCAGCTAACTTGGCTTCAGGTCATCTTCCCAACCAGATGAGTCATGAAAATGGAGTAAACTGGGAGGGGGGAGAGGACTTGGAATGTGTAAACTATGTATGACTAAACAAGATCTCCACACCCTCCCCGCCTTCAAAGATCATTGAGTCCactcaaaaaaacaaaccaaacccaggCTGATCAAAGGATACTGCCAGGCCCCTGAGACTGGGAGTGCTCTGTGCAGTCAGTAAAATGGCTGCCTTGTGAAACTTGGGCTTTGATGGCAAAGATATCAAATGCTGTAGGTAAATTCCACCGGCACacaagattattatttaaagGATGAAACGAATGCATTCAAAGTATACTAGTATTGTGATTCTGCTTACCCCACAATAACTCTTATTTAGATGAAGAAAGCCAGCGATTATTATAATTGGAATAATATTTGGAATATTTTTTATACAATATCTAAAATGTGCTGTCCAATTCCCTTTGGTTTCTGACCCACTCTAAGCAGCCTGACAGCATGAACCAAATGCTATTGAAAACATGAAGATTTgtcttaatatattttcaaaagattATAAATTACATTAGTCTGCTCTTGTATGTCTTTAGTTGCAACTCCTATAAATAGGTCAGTATTCAGATAAATTTTAAATGTTGTCCATCTGCACGGAGTTTTCAGGGTGTACATGTGCAGTGTTGTCTGTAATTGGATTTAATTTTGAAGTAGCAGCAGTGGAGGATTTACTAACCTTTGCAAAGAGAGTGCTACGTGGTGTATAGCTCGCGTTCGTgtcccgcagttctgcgcagatttgcACAATCCCGGCGATCGTATTGGTGGAGGCGCGCAGAACTGCAGGGATAGGCGCTACACGCAGGCGGCTATTGTGCATGCAGTGTGGATGACAGGCAGCATGGCTAGGGTAGGTCTGCAGCTTCCCTTCTGCATGCCAGAGACGAGACCAACCTACTGTCATTGGCTTGTGTTGAGagggggaagagagggagaaacagagagagagagagggagagcgagagaggcaggcaggcaggcaggcagacaggcaggcagacagccGCAAAGCGTTGCGTATATCAGTAGACCTCCAAGTGACCTAGCAGGAAGTGAAAGGCCGTCCTTTTTTCCACTCAGCTGTGCTTGGAACTGGTACATGCAAGCGGGCACAAGATGGATGCCAAGCTGGGTTAGTCCTTTCTTATTTATTATACGTGATCTTTATTTCGTCTCCCCCTCCGCGGTTTGCTGTGTGCATTTTGATGCGCGTTGGGGATTTTTAAAGCGATCTGTGTAGCGGGCGAGTGGTCGGAAGGCCGGCGCTGAGATCGGGGCGTTGCGGCGTGCGGACCGCTAGAGGCCCGGGCAGGTCACTGCGCGCAGTCCGGCGGCTGCTCCGTGCGCTGCGACACCGACAGCATCAGGGACGGGGGGGTGAAGGGGACACAAAACAGACCTCTCTCCGGAGGTATCGTCAGTATGAGGGTCTGGATAAGACGCGTCTCGATGAGAAAATGGTTGTAATTGGATGAGATCAGCATGTAAGTCACGGCTGataatgctgctgctgctgctattttTAGCCGGAGCAGATGCCTGTTCTTGCTACCAAATGTAGGCAGCCACGTTGGGAATGAGGTGGGCCTGCTTTCGGTTTGTATTATGATTTATAGACAATGGCCAGTGATGGTTAAACACGCACATTATTATATtaagattttatattttgtgtgcATCGTTTCAGATTGTACATTTATGCTGTGTTGCAGGGGTTTGCTTTTTTATAgttgggaaaataaaaaaactcaaCTGTGCTTTACATATGTATTGGTTTATTAATGTCAGTGATTTGAATCTGTAAACGTTGCTTTAGTTCGGTTTCTTACCAGTGCATCTATGATCTTTGTAGATCAGTTCTCCTCCCTGCACAATCTGATTACCCCCCCTTCCTGACAGCTGTCAGCAAACGCATGTTTCATTTGTCCTGCTATACATTGCCTAGCAAAAAGGCTGCAACCCCCTTTACACCACACATACACGTATATATGCATGTGGGACTTATCTATAGACTGAACTTCAGCACAGTGAAGGTTACCACTTTGCATGCTGGGCTGCTATTCTGGTAGAGAGGCATCGTCACTGTAGTTTGAAACCAAGTTAAGGATTGCCCACAGCTGTCTGGGGATTCCCTGCCTGTCGTGTGGCCCTGCAGTGTTAATTTCTCAAAGGAAGGTCTTCGCCCCCAGCTTTGCTCTGCAACAGGTGCTTTAGTTTGGGGGGGATATCAAGTGTGGCGGCTCATGGCCACGGCTCGAGTCCACACTGTAACTGGCATTTGGATCTGCAAGTTAGTGTGGCTGAAACGCACCTCACGATTGAAAGAAAAGGGTGATATTATTCAAGATAACGGAACaagtgcattttgtttttgaagtcaTCCCATAGTTTTAGGGACAGGAACAAGTGTGTTTTCAATGGTAGATATTCATACTTCTTATTTTGCGACAATCAAAATGCAAACGGTGCAAAATGACGGTGTGGCTTCTGTGGACGTCGTGTTTCCCTCTGACCCCGTACTCTCCCCTGCAGTGGTGGACCTCCTGTACTGGCGCGACATCAAGAAGACGGGCGTGGTTTTCGGGGCCAGCCTGTTCCTGCTCCTGTCCCTCACGGTGTGCAGCATCGTGAGCGTGTGCTCCTACATGGCCCTGGCCCTGCTGTCTGTCACCATCACCTTCAGGATATATAAGGGCGTCTTGCAGGCGGTGCAGAAGTCCGATGATGGACACCCATTCAAGTGAGTGAAAGGGGGCAGGGTGCTCTTCCCAAAGGAGGTAGAGCGAAGGGGTTGGTGTGAGGGGTTGTAGGTCATGTTTTGTGAAATTTGCAATGGAGTCTCCAGTGGGTTCCACATCCTTTTAAATCTCTGGAGGCACTGTTAGGAGATGATGTCAGGGCTTGGGATCCTATCTTTCATAGATGCTCTTTGTGAAGCATTTCTGAACAGGCTGGTTTTAAAAGCACTTTACCTCCCCATTGGTCAACACCATTACACACAGGGGAAACCACGTCAATCTGACCGTAATGTGGCAGTAACCGTTCACATGACTTGGCTGGTGACAGGATGTAGGGTGAATTACACCACGTCACGAGAACAATTTTCTTTGTCCTCCTTTCTGTAATGTGCACAGTGTCCTATTCAAATCTCGAGTGCATTCTAATTAATGAGAACTTTCTGTTCCATTGGATTTCTAAACATTCCTTAAAAATCCTAAAGTGGTTTTGAACTGAAGGCCAGTAGATCTCAATGTCTGTTAggctataaaatgtatttattgtggtGGCTCACTGGTCTAGAGTCCTACggtgttgttttgtgtgtttagaCTCtgaactctccctctctcagggcTTACCTCAACTCGGACGTGGCTCTGTCTGAGGACCTGGTGCACAAGTACAGCGATGTGGCCCTGTCTCACCTCAACTGTGGCCTGAAGGAGCTGCGGCGCCTCTTCCTGGTCGAGGACTTGGTGGACTCTCTGAAGGTAAGGGACAAGTCTGTGGGAGGGAAGGTTGAATGAGCTCTAGCCCAGTCCCATATATGCGGGCCCCGCTAGCCTGGCTCTCCGTCCGGGTTTTATGCTACAGTTTCTCCTACTGGTGTCATCCTGGTATCTAGAAGAGGTTGTGCTTCATTGGTTTGCTCAGGCTTGTTTCGGATGTCAGAATGTTTGAAAAATTTAAAACCATACGAGTCAGAGTCCAGAGTACAGAAAACGTGGATAGTTATCACATAATTggctttgtgtgtgttgtacttggGCAGAACTGGGTTGAACAAAAATCTTCACTGTGAAACATGCTACATGTCTTCTAGTTGTAAACACAAGGAACATGTCTAGTAAGAAGCACAGGGATTTGGCTGGATAGCGGAGTTGCTGTGCAGGAGCGTGCCTCCGCAGGGTTGACCAGAGCTGTTGAGTGTCTGCAGGGCTTTCCCTCTATCGTACCCCCTGTCAGCACCTCGTTCCCAGGGAGCAGCCATGCCCGTGAATTGCATTGTGGGCCGGAGACCAGCCAGGGCTGTTGGCGTCATGGACTTATGTGATTTTAATTGGGGAGCAGAGATCTGGGTCAAAGTTGATGGCTCCTTTACAGCAGAGGTGAGATCTATTGAGATGCACTGGCTGCTTTTAGGACGTCTCTATACTGAGGCAAGTGTAAATGCTATAGTCAGACCTAAAACCGGCCTGCTCTAGGCAGAACCCCCTTAGacttaaataaatcaaactccTCCATGTGGAAGAAAAAGGGACAAAACCCTGGCTTTTCAAAAAGATTACTTATTTCTCAAATCATTAACTGTTGTATTTGGGTGGAAATTTAAGTTACAAAATTCGATTTCAATCACTTAAGTAGGTGCATTTGAACAAACCAAGTGTTCTGTTGCCTTAAACATTAAGATTTGAAAGCAAAGTTTACGCCACAATGCAGACCTGGGTTGGCTGTATTTGCTGCTTCCATTGCTGACTGGTATTTCTAATCACTCTGACTTTCAACTTGTTGCTTCATTTCTCCTTTGATAACCAGTATTAATTTTCTCCTGCATGTAAATTAGCTGTTTTACTCTTCATACGATGAGACCGAGGGAGGGCAGTTACACATTTATCTTTTTGCttttataaattaaatggaACATGCATCGCAAAGCTCCAGCACAGCCCTTTAGAACTGACCAGAACGGGCCTGAAGTGTGGATATGAGCGCTGTGTGGACGGCTTCCTGTACAGGAAGGTGCAGCGAGACTCAAGTGAGAGGGGGGAAGGCTGGCCGTTCACAATGGGCATATTGTTGAGGAGAATTATGGGATTTGAAGCAGTTGAAAGGAATACAGTGTGAACACTGGGGTCCTGGCCATGCCAAGGGCCCAGGAGGCTGTTTGTATAATTGCGCTGTAGGAATctgcagggggagggggggaccCGTCTGTAATCCCAGTCTGTCTGGTGGCTGTCTTTTGTTAAGAGGGGGCTCAGAACAGCAGTCTCGTACTGCCACGAGTCTGCGGCTCCTGCGCTGGGTAATCATTGACACACTGGCCATTAGGAAGAGGTTTTTATATGCGTCAGTCCTCCTCAGTGAGATTCCTTTGATTAGTAGCAGGACCGCTAGAGAGAACTGGCTGCAGTTTAATGATTTGTATTGAAGAGATGGGGGTCTGTGTTTAGTAcaaggtc from Amia ocellicauda isolate fAmiCal2 chromosome 23, fAmiCal2.hap1, whole genome shotgun sequence encodes the following:
- the LOC136718930 gene encoding reticulon-4 isoform X8, translated to MDAKLVVDLLYWRDIKKTGVVFGASLFLLLSLTVCSIVSVCSYMALALLSVTITFRIYKGVLQAVQKSDDGHPFKAYLNSDVALSEDLVHKYSDVALSHLNCGLKELRRLFLVEDLVDSLKFAVLMWILTYVGALFNGLTLLILALIAVFSAPVIYERHQAQIDHYVGLVNNQVKDIVAKVQAKVPGLKRKPE
- the LOC136718930 gene encoding reticulon-1-A isoform X7; the encoded protein is MESQPRHWKDQVVDLLYWRDIKKTGVVFGASLFLLLSLTVCSIVSVCSYMALALLSVTITFRIYKGVLQAVQKSDDGHPFKAYLNSDVALSEDLVHKYSDVALSHLNCGLKELRRLFLVEDLVDSLKFAVLMWILTYVGALFNGLTLLILALIAVFSAPVIYERHQAQIDHYVGLVNNQVKDIVAKVQAKVPGLKRKPE